A single region of the Pseudomonas sp. B21-023 genome encodes:
- a CDS encoding spore coat U domain-containing protein has translation MPKHLTRCMLAGLGLALAAQAQAATVTGTISSTLTLTAACQVNGSGGTSGLNFGSLNFGTQDSLFTTANGQVLGGGGGAMSILCSAGTVPTIKVRAGAHDSQSAGGTRALADGAGNFVPYDFYTDAGHTQLLAIDGTITLPTSTGVAQTVNLYGQARGKAGLPAGVYTDTVAVELSF, from the coding sequence ATGCCCAAGCACCTCACCCGCTGCATGCTCGCCGGCCTTGGCCTCGCCCTGGCGGCCCAGGCCCAGGCCGCTACCGTGACCGGCACCATCAGCTCGACCCTGACCCTGACCGCCGCCTGTCAGGTCAATGGCAGCGGCGGCACCTCGGGGCTGAATTTCGGCAGCCTCAACTTTGGCACCCAGGATTCGCTGTTCACCACCGCCAATGGCCAGGTGCTCGGCGGCGGAGGCGGGGCCATGAGTATTCTCTGCTCGGCAGGCACGGTGCCGACGATCAAGGTGCGTGCCGGCGCCCATGACTCGCAGTCCGCCGGGGGGACCCGGGCCTTGGCCGATGGCGCGGGCAATTTCGTGCCCTACGACTTCTACACCGACGCCGGACACACCCAGCTGCTGGCGATCGACGGCACCATTACCCTGCCGACCAGTACCGGCGTGGCGCAGACCGTCAACCTGTATGGCCAGGCCCGGGGTAAAGCCGGCCTGCCGGCCGGGGTGTACACCGACACGGTGGCGGTCGAGCTGAGTTTCTGA
- a CDS encoding LexA family transcriptional regulator, with protein sequence MENWIEFLSRYQREHNLKQHQLAERLGMTQGGVGHWLRGTRRPTLVTVNEKLEKLGLVYLEARVMVVERDVTVRETRGAYAVERPLSVNALRHASFRFPVLSWSDLDGPLPQSCEVHELTDYMPAGNAFWLPVENDSMNAASGRSVPLGMRVLVDAGIEVTPGRLVVARQPGKSAVLRELIEEGGQRMLRPLNTLYPTVLCEEGCEFLGVVVRMHGVL encoded by the coding sequence ATGGAAAACTGGATCGAATTTCTGTCGCGCTATCAGCGCGAGCACAACCTCAAGCAGCACCAACTGGCCGAACGCCTGGGCATGACCCAAGGTGGTGTCGGCCATTGGCTGCGTGGCACGCGCAGGCCCACCCTGGTGACAGTCAACGAGAAGCTGGAAAAGCTCGGGCTGGTGTACCTCGAAGCGCGGGTGATGGTGGTCGAGCGTGACGTTACGGTTCGCGAGACCAGGGGGGCCTATGCCGTGGAGCGGCCGCTTTCGGTCAATGCCTTGCGCCATGCCAGTTTCCGCTTTCCAGTGCTGAGCTGGTCCGACCTGGACGGGCCTTTGCCGCAATCCTGTGAAGTTCATGAGCTGACCGATTACATGCCTGCGGGCAATGCGTTCTGGTTGCCGGTCGAGAACGATTCGATGAATGCCGCCAGCGGTAGGAGCGTGCCGCTGGGTATGCGGGTGCTGGTGGATGCGGGGATCGAGGTGACGCCGGGCAGGCTGGTGGTGGCTCGGCAGCCCGGTAAGTCGGCGGTGCTGCGTGAGTTGATCGAGGAGGGCGGGCAGCGGATGCTCAGGCCGCTCAATACCTTGTATCCGACGGTGCTGTGCGAGGAAGGGTGCGAGTTCCTTGGTGTTGTGGTGCGAATGCACGGGGTGCTCTAG
- a CDS encoding spore coat U domain-containing protein: MNVRRHGLLFGLLLAPCPAWALCSSVATTPAAFGTVNSTLVRTTVQTASSTNSGLQCTGSLLSLLSSNDHFYATITPASGGLVGPTGDVINYTLYADNSVNYPITRGVAFDFARNGIIDLLGLLNGPTPKAVPIYLRTQIGSNVAAGLYQETLTVAWSWNYCSGIGIGNICLGRDIGSGSKTLNVSLTVSNDCQITTPNISFASAPVVAGFGTVNQSLSVSCTKGSNYTVGLDDGQNVSGGRRRMKSSANNYLAYDIFKSAGVVRWGSVGAARRSSSDAEVNPGAGTGTGSQVFNYNAKVYTDQATPPAATYTDSVILDVQF; the protein is encoded by the coding sequence GTGAATGTTCGACGGCACGGCCTGCTGTTCGGCCTGTTGCTGGCGCCATGCCCGGCCTGGGCACTGTGTTCGTCGGTGGCTACCACGCCAGCGGCGTTCGGCACCGTCAATTCGACGCTGGTACGTACTACCGTGCAGACGGCCTCGAGCACCAATTCCGGCTTGCAGTGCACCGGCTCGCTGCTCAGCCTGCTGTCCAGCAATGACCACTTCTACGCAACCATCACGCCCGCCTCCGGTGGCCTGGTCGGCCCGACCGGCGATGTCATCAACTACACCCTGTATGCCGACAACAGTGTCAACTACCCGATCACCCGGGGCGTTGCCTTCGACTTTGCCCGCAATGGCATCATCGACTTGCTGGGCCTGCTCAATGGTCCGACGCCCAAGGCGGTACCGATTTATCTGCGTACACAGATCGGCAGCAATGTCGCCGCGGGCCTGTACCAGGAGACGCTGACCGTTGCCTGGAGCTGGAACTACTGCTCGGGCATCGGCATCGGCAATATCTGCCTGGGGCGCGACATCGGCAGTGGCAGCAAGACCCTGAACGTCAGCCTGACGGTAAGCAACGACTGCCAGATCACCACGCCCAACATCAGCTTCGCCAGCGCACCGGTGGTGGCCGGGTTCGGCACGGTGAACCAGAGCCTGAGCGTGTCGTGCACCAAGGGCAGCAACTACACGGTCGGGCTGGACGACGGGCAGAACGTCTCGGGCGGACGGCGGCGGATGAAATCCAGTGCCAACAACTACCTGGCCTACGACATCTTCAAGAGCGCAGGCGTGGTGCGCTGGGGCTCGGTGGGCGCGGCGCGGCGTTCGAGCAGCGATGCCGAGGTGAACCCCGGGGCGGGGACCGGCACGGGCAGCCAGGTGTTCAACTACAACGCCAAGGTGTACACCGACCAGGCCACGCCGCCGGCGGCGACCTATACCGACAGCGTGATCCTGGATGTGCAGTTTTGA
- a CDS encoding spore coat U domain-containing protein: MPGTARLLAVGVCLTLTPGAHAVTTSTFQVTAQIVAGCLVVGGVTAYGVLDYGTSSALSTATLSTSLGGSTVTFQCTPGVALSMSLDGGQNSASGTRNLKRSGGTQLLAYQLYRDAGFSQSLGIGSSVAVSYSDPTAIKLPVYGRTTLTGTLPAGTYTDVVQVTVTW; the protein is encoded by the coding sequence ATGCCAGGCACTGCGCGGCTGCTGGCGGTCGGCGTGTGCCTGACGTTGACCCCGGGTGCCCACGCGGTCACCACCAGCACCTTCCAGGTGACGGCGCAGATCGTCGCGGGCTGCCTGGTTGTGGGCGGCGTGACGGCCTATGGCGTGCTCGACTACGGCACCAGCTCGGCACTGTCCACGGCCACCCTGAGCACCTCGCTCGGCGGCAGCACGGTGACGTTCCAGTGCACCCCCGGCGTGGCCCTGAGCATGAGCCTGGACGGCGGCCAGAACAGCGCCAGCGGCACGCGCAACCTCAAGCGTTCGGGCGGTACGCAATTGCTGGCCTACCAGCTTTACCGCGACGCTGGTTTCAGCCAGAGCCTGGGCATCGGCAGCAGCGTGGCGGTGAGCTACAGCGACCCGACCGCGATCAAGCTGCCGGTCTATGGCCGTACCACCCTGACCGGCACCTTGCCGGCGGGGACCTACACCGATGTCGTGCAAGTGACGGTGACCTGGTGA
- a CDS encoding molecular chaperone: protein MGAGAKWARGIIGVLLLASAPAFAATSVLIWPIDPVLEADQKAGALWLENRGSAPTSLQVRVFAWRQGEYQEQFQAQREIIGSPPVANIAPGQKQLIRLTRTGGSPAGQEQAYRIIIDEIPSPLPTDAASEGPKAAIRLQMRYSVPLFVYGEGLWGKPDPAGKRSAEGVGKPQLSWHAVTVQGKPYVELRNTGPVHARLTDVVLQQAGQDRPLVEGLLGYVLPGASMRWPAPATPGAASVLKGRVNGQEVAQAIKQGQ, encoded by the coding sequence ATGGGGGCAGGCGCGAAATGGGCGCGAGGAATCATCGGGGTGCTGCTGTTGGCCAGCGCACCGGCCTTCGCGGCCACCTCGGTGCTGATCTGGCCGATCGACCCAGTGCTTGAGGCCGACCAGAAGGCCGGCGCGCTGTGGCTGGAAAACCGTGGCTCGGCGCCGACCAGCCTGCAGGTGCGGGTGTTCGCCTGGCGCCAGGGCGAGTACCAGGAGCAGTTCCAGGCCCAGCGCGAGATCATCGGCAGCCCGCCGGTGGCCAACATTGCGCCGGGGCAGAAACAACTGATCCGCCTGACCCGCACCGGCGGTTCGCCCGCAGGTCAGGAACAGGCATACCGCATCATCATCGATGAGATCCCGTCGCCGCTGCCGACCGATGCCGCCAGTGAAGGGCCGAAGGCAGCGATCCGTTTGCAGATGCGCTACTCGGTGCCGCTGTTCGTCTACGGCGAGGGGCTGTGGGGCAAACCCGACCCTGCGGGCAAGCGCAGCGCCGAAGGCGTGGGCAAGCCGCAGTTGAGCTGGCACGCGGTGACGGTACAAGGCAAACCCTATGTCGAGCTGCGCAACACGGGGCCTGTGCATGCGCGGCTGACCGACGTGGTGCTGCAGCAAGCCGGTCAGGACAGGCCATTGGTCGAAGGGCTGCTCGGTTATGTGTTGCCTGGCGCCAGCATGCGCTGGCCGGCACCGGCCACGCCGGGCGCCGCCAGCGTGCTGAAAGGGCGAGTCAACGGCCAGGAGGTGGCACAGGCCATCAAACAGGGGCAATGA
- a CDS encoding carboxypeptidase family protein produces MTVTLSPLHIDCDFDSGNILVLDASDPAHVHLNIRKDSRSDHFQWFHFKASGLTPGQVHRFSLDNAHQSSYKNAWTGYHAVASYDQQTWFRVPSQFDGKALSFDFKAEQPQAWFAYFEPYPRARHNQLIERAKQIRGVELLASGRSVQGRDIPLLRAGNGAVGKRKLWLIAQQHPGEHMAEWFMEGVIDALEANTPVIQQLLAKADLYLIPNMNPDGAFLGHLRTNFKGKDLNRAWQDASVELSPEVFFAQSQMKLHGVDAFIDAHGDEEIPHVFTAACEGNPGYTPRIAKLEEQFRSTLCSLTPDFQVKYGYTRDEPGQANMTLACNAVGQTHDCLSLTLEMPFKDHDDAPNPRTGWSGERSKALAGAVLETLLKMVGDLR; encoded by the coding sequence ATGACCGTGACGCTCTCCCCGCTGCACATCGACTGCGATTTCGACTCCGGCAACATCCTGGTCCTGGACGCCAGCGACCCTGCGCACGTCCACCTGAACATCCGCAAGGACAGCCGCAGCGACCACTTCCAGTGGTTCCACTTCAAGGCCAGCGGCCTGACCCCGGGCCAGGTTCATCGCTTCAGCCTGGATAACGCCCACCAGTCCTCCTACAAGAACGCCTGGACCGGCTACCACGCCGTGGCCTCCTACGACCAGCAGACCTGGTTCCGCGTGCCCAGCCAGTTCGACGGCAAGGCCCTGAGCTTCGACTTCAAGGCCGAACAGCCACAAGCCTGGTTCGCCTACTTCGAGCCCTACCCCCGCGCTCGCCACAACCAGCTGATCGAGCGCGCCAAGCAGATCCGCGGCGTCGAGCTGCTGGCCAGCGGGCGCAGCGTGCAAGGTCGGGATATCCCGCTGCTGCGCGCAGGCAACGGCGCGGTCGGCAAGCGCAAGCTGTGGCTCATCGCCCAGCAGCACCCGGGCGAGCACATGGCCGAGTGGTTCATGGAAGGTGTGATCGACGCCCTCGAAGCCAACACCCCGGTCATCCAGCAACTGCTGGCCAAGGCCGACCTGTACCTGATCCCCAACATGAACCCGGATGGCGCCTTCCTCGGCCACCTGCGCACCAACTTCAAGGGCAAGGACCTCAACCGCGCCTGGCAGGACGCCAGCGTCGAACTGAGCCCCGAGGTGTTCTTCGCCCAGAGCCAGATGAAGCTACATGGCGTGGACGCGTTCATCGATGCCCATGGCGACGAGGAGATCCCCCATGTGTTCACCGCGGCCTGCGAGGGCAACCCCGGCTATACGCCACGCATCGCCAAGCTGGAAGAGCAGTTCCGCAGTACCCTGTGCAGCCTGACCCCAGACTTCCAGGTGAAGTATGGCTATACCCGCGACGAACCAGGCCAGGCCAACATGACCCTGGCATGCAATGCCGTGGGGCAGACCCATGACTGTCTGTCGCTGACCCTGGAGATGCCATTCAAGGACCACGACGATGCGCCGAACCCGCGCACCGGCTGGTCGGGTGAGCGCTCCAAGGCGCTGGCCGGAGCGGTGCTTGAGACGTTGCTGAAGATGGTCGGCGACCTGCGCTGA
- a CDS encoding gamma-carboxygeranoyl-CoA hydratase, with protein sequence MSEFATLELVKDPRGFATLWLSREDKNNAFNAQMIRELIVALDQLGEDSGLRFVVLRGRGRHFSAGADLAWMQQSAQLDFNTNLDDAHELGELMYALHRLKAPTLAVVQGAAFGGALGLISCCDMAIGAEDAQLCLSEVRIGLAPAVISPFVVKAIGERAARRYALTAERFSGVRARDLGLLAEVYPAAELDAQVEAWVDNLLQNSPQALRATKDLLREVDDGELSPALRRYCENTIARIRVSAEGQEGLRAFLEKRRPAWQDNKEPRP encoded by the coding sequence ATGAGCGAATTCGCCACCCTTGAACTGGTCAAGGACCCTCGCGGTTTCGCCACCCTGTGGCTGAGCCGGGAAGACAAGAACAACGCCTTCAACGCGCAGATGATCCGCGAACTGATCGTCGCCCTCGACCAGCTGGGCGAGGATAGCGGCCTGCGCTTCGTGGTGCTGCGCGGCCGTGGCCGGCACTTCAGCGCCGGCGCCGACCTGGCGTGGATGCAGCAGTCGGCGCAACTGGACTTCAACACCAACCTGGACGACGCCCATGAGCTGGGCGAGCTGATGTACGCCCTGCACCGGCTCAAGGCGCCGACCCTGGCCGTGGTGCAAGGCGCGGCCTTCGGCGGCGCGCTGGGGCTGATCAGTTGCTGCGACATGGCCATCGGCGCCGAGGACGCCCAACTGTGCCTGTCGGAGGTGCGCATCGGCCTGGCTCCAGCGGTGATCAGCCCGTTCGTGGTCAAGGCCATCGGCGAGCGCGCCGCCCGCCGCTACGCCCTCACCGCCGAGCGCTTCAGCGGCGTGCGCGCCCGCGACCTGGGCCTGCTGGCCGAGGTGTACCCGGCCGCCGAACTGGACGCCCAGGTCGAGGCCTGGGTCGACAACCTGCTGCAGAACAGCCCGCAGGCGCTGCGCGCCACCAAGGACCTGCTGCGCGAAGTGGATGACGGTGAGCTGAGCCCGGCCCTGCGCCGCTACTGCGAGAACACCATCGCCCGCATCCGCGTCAGCGCCGAAGGCCAGGAGGGCCTGCGCGCCTTCCTGGAAAAACGCCGCCCTGCCTGGCAAGACAACAAGGAACCGCGCCCATGA
- a CDS encoding DUF6124 family protein, with translation MSNSTKEETDLDEEAARRALDFYLNPTPTPRDLERSLWTLREGVSDAQASEHAMALLRCASATAQETGNHLQGTTREVVFALMHMINMARALLEQCHATEKASS, from the coding sequence ATGAGCAATTCGACAAAAGAAGAAACAGATCTCGACGAAGAAGCAGCCCGCCGCGCCCTCGATTTCTACCTCAACCCCACCCCCACGCCCCGCGACCTGGAACGTTCGCTGTGGACCCTGCGCGAAGGCGTCAGCGACGCCCAGGCCAGCGAGCACGCCATGGCCCTGCTGCGCTGCGCATCGGCCACGGCACAGGAAACCGGCAACCATCTGCAGGGCACGACGCGGGAAGTGGTGTTTGCGCTGATGCACATGATCAATATGGCCCGCGCCCTGCTGGAGCAGTGCCACGCCACGGAAAAGGCATCGAGCTGA
- a CDS encoding DUF4880 domain-containing protein: protein MTRLLLPLEHDPHPAEMHAEDALLHALKRLPRRVQQVFLLNRLDQLSFAAIAEHLDLPLISIERHMNQALQTARAPGDALASIAGQWYVRLQSPQVTASERIDFRRWLDADPDHLRAFHETELRWRSLLAPARQLGHDGWYRQGRAALSLGGCSIAVGLGVAALVALGLLA, encoded by the coding sequence ATGACCCGCCTGCTGCTGCCTCTCGAGCACGACCCGCACCCTGCCGAAATGCACGCTGAAGACGCACTGCTGCATGCACTCAAGCGCCTGCCGCGCCGGGTCCAGCAAGTCTTCCTGCTCAACCGCCTCGACCAGCTGAGCTTCGCCGCCATTGCCGAGCACCTGGACCTGCCACTGATCAGCATCGAACGCCACATGAACCAGGCCCTACAGACTGCCCGTGCCCCCGGCGACGCGCTGGCCAGCATTGCCGGCCAATGGTACGTGCGCCTGCAGAGCCCGCAGGTGACCGCCAGCGAACGCATCGACTTCCGCCGCTGGCTGGATGCCGACCCCGACCACCTGCGCGCCTTCCACGAAACCGAACTGCGCTGGCGCAGCCTGCTCGCCCCCGCGCGGCAATTGGGCCATGACGGCTGGTACCGGCAAGGGCGCGCGGCGCTTTCGCTAGGTGGCTGTTCGATTGCCGTCGGGCTTGGTGTTGCTGCGCTTGTGGCACTGGGGCTGCTGGCCTGA
- a CDS encoding acetyl/propionyl/methylcrotonyl-CoA carboxylase subunit alpha: MSRPTLTTLLVANRGEIACRVMRTAKAMGLTTVAVHSATDRDARHSREADIRVDLGGSKAADSYLVIDKLLAAAKASGAQAIHPGYGFLSENAGFARAIEQAGLIFLGPPASAIVAMGSKSAAKALMEAAGVPLVPGYHGEAQDLETFRAAAERIGYPVLLKASAGGGGKGMKVVEEESQLADALASAQREAQSSFGDARMLVEKYVLKPRHVEIQVFADQHGHCLYLNERDCSIQRRHQKVVEEAPAPGLSPELRKAMGEAAVRAAQAIGYVGAGTVEFLLDARGEFFFMEMNTRLQVEHPVTEAITGLDLVAWQIRVACGEPLPLIQEQVPLIGHAIEVRLYAEDPANEFLPATGTLALYRESAPGEGRRVDSGVSEGDVVSPFYDPMLGKLIAWGQDREQARLRLLAMLDEFAIGGLKTNIAFLRRILAHPAFAEAELDTGFIPRHQDVLLPAPQTLPAHFWEAAGEAWLQSEPALKRQDDRASPWVARDGLRLGLPARSSLHLQCEGHEQAVALERSAPSTYRLEGEQLCHDQDGLRHRHLAVRRGGTLYLQWQGELHAVSVHDPIAAAEASHSHSHQGGLGAPMNGSIVRVLVEPGQAVEAGTALVVLEAMKMEHSIRAPHDGTVKALFCQEGDMVSEGTVLVELEEA, translated from the coding sequence ATGAGCCGACCCACGCTGACCACCCTGCTGGTCGCCAACCGCGGCGAAATCGCCTGCCGGGTGATGCGCACCGCCAAGGCCATGGGCCTGACCACCGTGGCCGTGCACAGCGCCACCGACCGCGACGCGCGGCACAGCCGCGAGGCCGACATCCGTGTCGACCTCGGTGGCAGCAAGGCCGCCGACAGCTACCTGGTGATCGACAAGCTGCTCGCCGCCGCCAAGGCCAGCGGCGCCCAAGCCATCCACCCAGGCTATGGCTTCCTCTCGGAGAACGCCGGTTTTGCCCGCGCCATCGAACAGGCCGGGCTGATCTTCCTTGGCCCACCGGCCAGCGCCATCGTTGCGATGGGCAGCAAGTCGGCGGCCAAGGCGCTGATGGAGGCCGCCGGCGTGCCGCTGGTGCCGGGCTACCACGGCGAGGCCCAAGACCTGGAGACCTTCCGCGCCGCCGCCGAGCGCATCGGTTACCCGGTGCTGCTCAAGGCCAGCGCCGGGGGCGGCGGCAAGGGCATGAAGGTGGTCGAGGAGGAAAGCCAGCTGGCCGACGCCCTGGCCTCGGCGCAACGTGAAGCGCAGTCTTCGTTCGGCGATGCGCGCATGTTGGTCGAGAAGTACGTGCTCAAGCCGCGCCACGTGGAGATCCAGGTGTTCGCCGACCAGCACGGCCACTGCCTGTACCTCAACGAGCGCGACTGCTCGATCCAGCGTCGCCACCAGAAGGTGGTCGAGGAAGCCCCGGCACCGGGCCTCTCCCCCGAGCTGCGCAAGGCCATGGGCGAGGCCGCGGTGCGCGCCGCACAGGCCATCGGCTACGTGGGGGCCGGCACTGTCGAGTTCCTGCTCGATGCCCGTGGCGAGTTCTTCTTCATGGAAATGAACACCCGCCTGCAGGTGGAGCATCCGGTCACAGAGGCCATCACCGGGCTCGACCTGGTGGCCTGGCAGATCCGCGTGGCCTGCGGCGAGCCGCTGCCTTTGATTCAAGAGCAGGTGCCGCTGATCGGCCACGCCATCGAGGTACGGCTATACGCGGAGGATCCCGCCAACGAATTCCTCCCGGCCACCGGCACCCTGGCGCTGTACCGCGAGTCGGCGCCGGGCGAAGGCCGCCGGGTGGACAGCGGCGTCAGCGAGGGCGATGTGGTATCGCCGTTCTACGACCCGATGCTGGGCAAGCTGATCGCCTGGGGCCAGGACCGCGAACAGGCGCGCCTGCGACTGCTGGCGATGCTCGATGAGTTCGCCATTGGCGGGCTGAAAACCAACATTGCCTTCCTGCGCCGCATCCTGGCACACCCAGCGTTTGCCGAGGCGGAGCTGGACACCGGGTTCATTCCGCGTCACCAGGATGTGTTGTTGCCTGCGCCTCAGACTTTGCCGGCCCATTTCTGGGAAGCTGCCGGCGAGGCGTGGCTGCAAAGCGAGCCTGCGCTAAAGCGCCAGGACGACCGCGCTTCACCGTGGGTGGCCCGCGATGGCCTGCGCCTGGGCTTGCCGGCGCGCAGCAGCCTGCATTTGCAGTGTGAAGGGCATGAACAGGCGGTGGCACTGGAGCGCAGCGCGCCTTCGACTTATCGCCTGGAGGGGGAGCAGCTGTGTCATGACCAGGATGGTCTGCGCCATCGCCACCTGGCGGTGCGTCGGGGTGGCACGCTGTACCTGCAGTGGCAGGGTGAGCTGCATGCCGTCAGCGTTCATGACCCGATCGCTGCGGCCGAGGCCAGCCACAGCCACAGCCACCAGGGCGGGCTGGGTGCGCCGATGAACGGCAGTATCGTGCGGGTGCTGGTGGAACCGGGGCAGGCTGTGGAGGCCGGTACTGCGCTGGTGGTGCTTGAGGCGATGAAGATGGAGCACAGCATCCGGGCGCCCCATGATGGGACGGTGAAGGCGCTGTTCTGTCAGGAGGGGGATATGGTCAGCGAGGGGACAGTGTTGGTGGAGTTGGAGGAGGCGTAA
- a CDS encoding fimbria/pilus outer membrane usher protein — protein MRVATHRLWLGLAVLGPGLGVADELPPPPSEHAAIADATLYLDLLVNQVAKAELVPVQQRAGRLYLASEVLREAGVRLPGEPQGEVALDDISGLHSDYDSQNQRLLLQVPPAWLPDQQVSERNLYPASDARSSFGALLNYDAYLNDTDEGGSYLAAWNELRLFDDWGTFSTTGQWRQSFNGAQAQGRQGFLRYDTTFRYTDEQRLLTYEAGDLVTGALPWTTSVRVGGLQLSRDFGARPDLVTYPLPAFAGEAAVPTSLDLFINGYKSSSTELQPGPYTLTNVPFINGAGEAVVVTTDALGRQVSTTLPFYVTSSLLAKGLSDFSVAAGSLRRDYAVRDFAYGPGVASATLRHGVSDYFTVETHAESAESLMLGGLGGNLRLGTLGVLNAAVTQSRFEGDTGQQLALGYQYNSRRIGFNYQRVQRHGDYADLSRVDSPYTRLSQRSEQATLSLNLDSYGSLGAGYFDVRAGDGTRTRLINLSWSKPLWRNSSLYLSANREVGDSQWAVQAQLVIPFDLRGTLAFSAERSKDGQDLQRVNYSQAVPVGGGVGYNLGYATGGNRDDYRQADLTWRLQSVQLQVGAYGSSGEMTRWADVSGSLVLMDAGLFAANRIDDAFVVVSTSGYADVPVRYENQQIGRTDRNGHLLVPYSSGYYRGKYEIDPMDLPADVLAPQVEQRVAVRRGSGYLLEFPLQRVLAASLVLVDGNQQELKLGSRVRHQESGAEAVVGWDGLVYLENLAPHNRLQVDKADGGQCQVAFDLPEGEGPIPLIGPLVCQ, from the coding sequence GTGCGGGTGGCAACGCACCGGTTGTGGCTGGGCCTGGCGGTGCTGGGGCCCGGCCTGGGCGTGGCCGACGAGCTGCCGCCGCCGCCCTCGGAGCATGCCGCCATCGCCGACGCCACGCTGTACCTCGACCTGCTGGTGAACCAGGTGGCCAAGGCTGAGCTGGTGCCGGTGCAGCAGCGCGCCGGGCGCCTGTACCTGGCCAGCGAGGTGCTGCGCGAGGCGGGCGTCAGGCTGCCGGGAGAGCCTCAGGGCGAGGTGGCCCTGGACGACATCTCCGGCCTGCACAGCGACTACGACAGCCAGAACCAGCGCCTGCTGCTGCAGGTGCCGCCGGCCTGGCTACCCGACCAGCAGGTCAGTGAGCGCAACCTGTACCCGGCCAGCGACGCGCGCAGCAGCTTCGGCGCCTTGCTCAACTACGACGCCTACCTCAACGACACCGATGAGGGCGGCAGCTACCTGGCCGCCTGGAACGAGCTGCGCCTGTTCGACGACTGGGGCACCTTTTCCACCACCGGGCAATGGCGCCAGTCGTTCAATGGTGCCCAGGCCCAGGGCCGCCAGGGCTTCCTGCGCTACGACACCACCTTCCGCTACACCGACGAGCAGCGCCTGCTCACTTATGAGGCCGGCGACCTGGTGACCGGCGCGCTGCCCTGGACCACCTCGGTGCGCGTGGGCGGGCTGCAACTGTCCCGCGACTTCGGCGCCCGTCCCGACCTGGTCACCTATCCGTTGCCGGCCTTTGCTGGCGAAGCCGCTGTGCCGACCTCGCTGGACCTGTTCATCAACGGCTACAAGAGCAGCAGTACCGAGTTGCAGCCTGGCCCCTACACCCTGACCAACGTGCCGTTCATCAACGGCGCCGGCGAAGCGGTGGTGGTCACCACCGATGCCCTGGGCCGGCAGGTGTCGACCACCTTGCCGTTCTATGTCACCAGCAGCCTGCTGGCCAAGGGCCTGTCGGACTTCTCGGTGGCCGCCGGCAGCCTGCGCCGCGACTACGCCGTGCGCGATTTCGCCTATGGTCCGGGTGTGGCCTCGGCGACCCTGCGCCACGGTGTATCCGACTACTTCACCGTGGAAACCCATGCCGAGAGCGCCGAGTCGCTGATGCTCGGCGGCCTGGGCGGCAACCTGCGCCTGGGCACCTTAGGCGTGCTCAATGCGGCAGTGACCCAGAGCCGCTTTGAAGGCGATACAGGCCAGCAGCTGGCGCTGGGCTACCAGTACAACAGCCGGCGGATCGGCTTCAACTACCAGCGTGTGCAGCGCCATGGCGACTACGCCGACCTGTCGCGGGTCGACAGCCCTTACACGCGCCTGAGCCAGCGCAGCGAGCAGGCGACTCTGAGCCTGAACCTGGACAGCTACGGCAGCCTCGGCGCCGGTTACTTCGATGTGCGCGCCGGTGACGGCACGCGCACGCGGCTGATCAACCTCAGCTGGAGCAAGCCGCTGTGGCGCAACAGCAGCCTGTACCTGTCGGCGAACCGCGAGGTTGGTGACAGCCAGTGGGCGGTGCAGGCGCAACTGGTGATCCCCTTCGACCTGCGCGGCACCCTGGCCTTCAGCGCCGAGCGCAGCAAGGACGGCCAGGACCTGCAGCGGGTCAACTACAGCCAGGCGGTACCGGTGGGCGGTGGTGTGGGCTATAACCTGGGCTACGCCACCGGCGGCAACCGCGACGACTACCGCCAGGCCGACCTGACCTGGCGCCTGCAATCGGTGCAGTTGCAGGTAGGCGCCTACGGCAGCAGCGGCGAGATGACCCGCTGGGCCGACGTCAGCGGTTCGCTGGTGCTGATGGATGCGGGGCTGTTCGCCGCCAACCGCATCGACGACGCCTTTGTGGTGGTCAGCACCAGCGGCTACGCCGATGTGCCGGTGCGCTACGAGAACCAGCAGATCGGTCGCACCGACCGCAATGGCCACTTGCTGGTGCCCTACAGCAGTGGCTACTACCGCGGCAAATACGAGATCGACCCCATGGACCTGCCCGCCGATGTGCTGGCGCCGCAGGTGGAACAGCGAGTGGCGGTGCGCCGTGGCAGCGGCTACCTGCTGGAGTTCCCGCTCCAGCGTGTGCTGGCGGCAAGCCTGGTGTTGGTCGACGGCAATCAGCAGGAGCTCAAGCTGGGCAGCCGGGTGCGCCACCAGGAAAGCGGCGCCGAGGCGGTGGTGGGCTGGGATGGGCTGGTCTACCTGGAAAACCTGGCGCCGCACAACCGCCTGCAGGTGGACAAGGCCGACGGCGGGCAGTGCCAGGTGGCGTTCGACCTGCCTGAAGGGGAGGGGCCGATCCCGTTGATCGGTCCGCTGGTGTGCCAGTGA